Genomic window (Equus asinus isolate D_3611 breed Donkey chromosome 8, EquAss-T2T_v2, whole genome shotgun sequence):
GCACAAGCTCACCCATCGCTGTTGCCTCCGCGAGGGATGCGTGCCCGGCACGTCAGTGATGACGCGCAGGAGACACTGCTGTGCTTTTCCGTCAGGACGAGGGAAGCTTTTCCTGAGAAAGCACATTTGTTTTTTGCTTCAGACAATCTCTATCTGGTCGTTTCTCTTCCCAGTGGCCGCTAGGAAGTTTAGAGCCAGGTCTGCAGTCCAGGCATGAGGGTGCTaaggtgagggtgagggtggctCCTCACGAGCCCAGCCTCATCTGAGCCTCTCACCCTCCCGGCCCCAGTGCTCGTGGGAAGGTCCAGGGAGGGACAGTGCCTGACCCGAGCTAAAGTGGCAGGTGGGTGTGGCAAGACCAGACCCCGAGGCTTCTCTTCTGGGGTCTCCAGTTAAAGGTTTGCTCGTTGAGGACTTAAGTCAGGTTTCCTTGGCTCCGTTAAGTGTAGTCAACTCAGGCCAGTTTTCACTGGTTTGCAGTTGGTGGGGAGAGCCGtctgctctgaagtctactttctGAAGCTGTTTTCCCTAACAAACAAGCACCAGACGCCTGCTCCATCTCGGCACCCGTCCTGTTTGTGGAGACTACAGTCCAAGCACTGTCACACCTGCCCCCAAGCGCCTCTCACAACCACCCTGGAGGCAGGCCGCGCCGGGCGGCCCCACTGCGTCCTTCAGGAAGCCGAGGCCAGGGAGTGGACACTTGTCTGAGTCCACACGGCAGGAGCCAGCTCGGTGGGAGCGCCTAAGCTGATCTTTCTCCCCTGACTTGCACAGTCCTTTTGTTCGACAAATGCTGGTGAtctggagggaggggggagggcagtTTCTGAGGGCACGTCGGCCGCAGCAAGCCAGTGTGGAGCCTTCCCGGGGGAGGGGATAGCAGTGTGCTCCTGGGGAAAGTGGGTGCTTGCTCGGTCTCGGGAACCTGGACACCTAAGTTCCCtaataaagagagagagtgtgtgtggcCACAACCGTCAAGTCCAGAGCAGCCAGGATTCAGGGTCACTGCCAACAAGGTCATATATGTGAAATTCTCAACTGCACAAGTAGCGGTCATTCCTCCCTTTCCCAAAGTGATTTCCAGCAGGGCTAGGGGAGGGGCATCAAGAAGCACGGGGGCCTCTGGCTGGGAACCACGGTGGCCTCAGAGGGTAGACTTGGGGTGGCAGAGAAAAGCCACGACTCACCATACAGGCCTCCCAGGACCTTGAGTCACATAAACCTCCCAGAGACGAGCCGGGACACTTCTTGGCAGAACCAGAAGCAGCACTAGCAAGGTTTTCTGTGGTCGCAAGAAGTCTGTTCCCTGCAGAGTCCGACTCAGTGGTTCCTACCCAGTGTCCTGGCCCCGGAGAAATGAACAGCCCAGACCCAGCCCCTCACTGTGGGGCAGTGATGACAACAGTCAAAGTGCGTTTTATTGCCAATCTGACTCATCAACACAAGGGAATAATAAACGCAAAGCAAAAGAGCTGGCTCCTGTGCTGTCTCCAGACCGTGGCTGCTATCGGGCAGCCTTCCCAGAGCACAGGCAAACGGCTAAGGGCCGGGTGGGGGGGTTCGTCCGACCCAGCAGCTGGTCCTGTCCTCCCAGTCaggttcccccccccccccccccccccccccgactccCCAAAGAGGGTGGGGCCCAAGGAATGCATTCTATCCTCTGACTAGGGCAGGGCTGTTGGGCAGAGCGGCGGTCCTTCCCTGAGGGCAGCCCCTTCCTGTGGAGCACAAGGAGCCCTTGATTCGGAGGCAGGCAGCTCCTGGTTTCTGGGCTTTTTCCAGCTGAGCTGGAGAAGCCCAGGGCCAAGGCCCCACCTTCAGGAGGGCTAGAAATCAccgtgggggaggagggggcaatGGGGAGCAGGAAGAACTGGGTCACCAGGGCAGGGGCACGAAAAACACGAAACGGGAGAATCACCACAGATTTGAAGGGTAACAGAGACTCCAGGGGTGAACGCAGCACCTGCGCCGGGGCTGGGTGCGCAGCCACAGCACCTGCCTGCCTGGCGGCAGCACGGactctgcccctccctctggACAAGGGACTCATCCAGCGTTCGCCCTCCCCCTCCGCACTCTCATCGCTGGTGCCCCAGAGCGAGGtagggaggaaggggggatgcCCCCAGCCTGCTCTGGAACATCCTGCTTTGCCTGAGGTCGCACCACGTCCCGTCTCCATGGAATCAGTGCCCCAAGGCCATAAACAGGTGACGTTTATGTCGCGTCCCCTACAGCTAGCACGGACTCTGTTCTTTCTGTTCATCTCTAACCTCAGACCCTGAATCCAAAAGGCAGGGGAGGCCCTGCTTCCCAGTGTGCTGAAAACAAACTCATACAGAAAAGGTCTAACTCGGAATACTGAGAATGTTCCGTGTATTTCCTGAAGAGTTGTGGCTCAGGCCTGCTGGGTCCTGGCTGTTCTCACAGTTCCTATTGCAGATAAATAGACGCATGTCTAGGAGAACCACCCTGGTCAGCCCAGATCCCATGGGCTCAGCAAGGGCTGTGGGCCTCTGGGACACTGATCCGGGCTGTGGGGCAGGGGGCTTGGGCACCTGGTGTGGGGGCTGGTGCCATCGGCCGGCGACTGGACCCCTTGGAGGCTCCTCGGCCAAGTCAGGGAAGCCATGTGAGGCCCAGGCCTGCCCGCCAGCCTCCTTGCTGGACCCCTTGGGGGCCTAGTAGTTCACAAGTTGAGCCGGGTAGATGCCATCCTTTTTGTCGAGCTGCAGGGGTCAAAGGTGAGGGGCTCAGTGGACATGGCCAGGCCCCCATACACCCCACCTCTCCTGGCCCCTGCATTTTCCCCTTGAGCAAGGCCCTGCCACCTGCTGTGTTCCCCATGTTGTTGGTGCAGCATTTCTGCTCCTGCTGGGGCTTCTCAGTGGTCTGTGACTCTCCCATGGCCACGTGCCCCACAGACCCAGGAGCAGAGGCCAGGACAGCACTTCCCAGGCGCCCTCCCATcaaccccctccctgccccagcgcTGATGCCTGGCACCTGGTGGTCCTGCCTGGGGGCCACGCTGGGCTTCTGGGCCAGGGGTGGCTTCTTGGAGGTCCCGCTGcggggggcagggctgggccggCCAGGCTCCTCTTCGCCAGGCGTCCCCACCACCCCGGCTAGCACATAGTGCTGCTTCCGTAGCTCCCCCAGCCGCACACGCTCTGCCTCCAGCGTCTTCTCCAGCTCCAAGACTCGCACCTGCAGACCCACAACCCCACTCAGCATGGCCCTTCTCGGAGCTCAGCCCTCAGAGACGGACAGGCCCAGAGGCCAGCCATGCACCCAAGAGAGGCACCCTACCTGGGTCTCCATCTCCTGCTTCTTCAGCTTGATGAGTGACAGGCCAGAGAAGTCCATGGTGTCTGTGGCCAAAGAGAGGGCGTAAGTGTCTGGGCACTCACTCCCAACCCAGCCACTACCAGGGCCCCACCACTTGCCTCTCTCTTCGATCTGCTCCTGGCCTGACTTGGTAGAAGCCACCACATTGGCGGCCATCTCATTGACAGTGCGGGAGCACTCCTGTAGGCGACTCAGGTTGGGGCTGTGCTTGTCAGCCTTCACCTGGGGAGCATGGGGGTGAGTCAGGGGGCCTGCTGGGCTCGCCCTCCATCCCATGGTCTCCCCTCCACGTGTGGCATATCCACCACGGCCAGGAGTTGAGTAACCCGAGGCGAGGCAAGGCAAGGCTGAGCACGGAGCCTCACCTTGGAGGCTGCCACCAGCTGGGCTGTGCTGGCTGCAATCTCGTGGGAGCAGACGATGAGCTCTTCATACTTGCCCGTGTGAAGCACCACTCTGTCAGCTGACTCCCTGGGGATGGAGCCGGGCAGGGCCTGGGTCTCTGACCTCATGGACAGCCGGCCACCCCTACGGTCCTCCCCACAACGTGAGCACCACAGACCCTGCTGCCCCCCCACCTGGGGCGACATACACCAGCTGCGTGGCTCCCCAGCCCACCGCCTTGGAGGCAGAGATGAGGCCTTCCGTCCACCGCGAGTTCTTCGCGTAAAACTCCTGCTGTGTGGCTGCCCCCTAGTGGTGAAAGGAGGGCAGGGCGGATCAGTCAATGACACCACAGGCGGCAAGGGATCCCCACAgggccctctcccctcaccccagccacAAGGGCGCATCCCTGGGCCGTGGGGCGATTTGGCTGTGATTTCTGGGCATGTGGTGTGCATTGGGGGGGTCATCTCATCACTCTGTACACTTCAGGAGTCTCACGCCCAAAGGAGCCCTGTGGTCGGCTTCAGCCACAGGTTGGAGTGTTCTTGGGTCATGGCCCTTTCAGGAATCTGTCCCTCGCTggcccagctgtgtggcctgcTTGGCACTCGCCCAGCCAGGGACGGCCTCTcagaccagcaggtggttcagctcACCCTGCCACTCTCCACAATTTCCTTCTGCAGGCTGGTGGACGTTGTCACCAGGAGCCGAATGGCCTGCCAAGACCAAGACACATATCACTCTCGGAGCAGCCCTCCCAGGTACAGAGCCTGTCCTGGTGTCTCACTCAGCCACTCACCTTCATCAGGTCTGTGCAGGAGTTGAGGATCCtggggggaagagagaaggatcTGCAGTGTGGCCCCATAAACCACAGAGGGTGGGTAGCAGGGAGCCTGGCCTGGCCTCTATGTGGACAATCGCAGGGCCTggccacagcaggtgctcagaggGTGGGCCTGCAGGGTGGGTCCAGCTCTGCTTGTTCCAGCCCTTCTTTCCAGAGAACGAAGCAAGCAGGAGGGCAGAACCCCGATGGATCTAGGAGGGCCGTGGAGAACCTGTCTCGTAATGTACTGGGGGGCAGAAGGGAGGCTCACCTCTCATTCACCTCCAACTTTACCCCGGAGCTGGCGTGGCGGGCCTGGTTCATCATGTCCTACGCCCAATGACAGCATTGTGAGCAGGCTGCAAGAAGGGCAGCGCGAGAAGGGGGCAGCGCGAGAGGGGGGCAGCATGAGAGGGGGCAGTGCTGGGGAAAGGGAACACTGGCACAGTACCAGCCCCTGAGAACAGCCACTGAGCTGGTGAGGAGAGGGCAGAGCTCAGGGTGGAAAAGCCAGGGCCACCTGCCTGCCCTGCCAGTTCTGACCTGCAGCGGCCATCTGTCCCTTCCACAAAGACCAAGTGCAGAGGTGGGCACAGCCCGCGCTcagcccagcccccagggctCCTGCAGGAACTGAAGGACGCCTCGCACCCCAGTCCTCACCTCGATCCTCTGCACAGCGTCTTCAATGGCTGCGGATGTAGCTGCCATTTCCTTGTCCACCAtggcccccagctcctcctgaCGCACATCCAGGCTCTTGGGCTTCAgctcctgggggaggagggcatCCAGGAGTCAGACAGTGTGGGTTCGACCCCTAGCAACCCCACCGGGGGCCTGGGAGACGGGTGGGCAGCAGTGCTCTGGGGGGATGCTCTGTCCCTGCCCCATGTCCTGAAGATGCAGGCTCTGCACACGAGCCCCTGTTCAGCCATAGTGGAGAAAGGTGCAGAGAAGTCGGGGACccaagccccaccccagcccattGCCCTGGCTCCAGACCCCGGCCCACGCTCAGTGTCGTGGCTGCACACCTCACCTGGCCCAGCTGAAGGATGCCCTGCAGGGGGTTCCGCACCAGGCCGGGCTGGGCCTGCTGCAGAGCCTGCTGATCCTGCAGCTGCCTCACAAGCTCCAGGGCCCGGGCCCCGCACTCCCGGCAGGTGTCGATCAGGCCTGGGGCAAGAGAGATGTGAGGGGGCCCGTGCCCAAGGACCCTGGAAGAAGCTCCCACACACAGACCCCAGCCCAGGATCTGACGCCAGGACCTGTCTGCAGGCCCCCATCTTTCCCTGGTCCACCATGAGGACCCCATGAGACACAAGCCTGAGGCCCACTTACGGTCAGCAGGGTCAGTGGGGGCCAGGTGGGAGGTGGCACCGCCATTGACGATGGTGTCGGCAGTCAGGTGGGAGAACTGGGTCAGGGCTCCCACCAGGGCAGAGGCATCTGTGAGGGGAGGAAAACAACGGAAGCCTAACGCTGCTGCCATGGAGCAAGGCCTGGCTGACGCCTCACAACAGGCTGCCCAGCAAGCCCAAGACAGACACCTGAACCCCAGTTTGCAGACGAGGAGGGGAGGGCCTGAAGGGGAGAAGGTGCTAggccaaggtcatgcagctggaAAGCAGCAGGGCAGGAGccaaacccaggtctgtgtgaccCCAGGCTCATAGGGCGGGGCTCCTGGGGGCACCTGCTCAGCTTCCTGGAGAGGGGCCTGTTGTGGGAAACCCCCTGCAAGGAAGGAGGCAGCAATGGCCAATGgaaccagcacaccactgctggTGACCTCAGTCCTGTCCCAGTCCAGTCCCCCTCTGCTCTCACCTGATCTGGAGGCCAGGTACAGGGTGTGGCCCTTCTCCAGGGCACTCACAGCCTCCAGGGCCGCCTGGGCCCTGCTCACCAGGTAGTCTGCAAGCACAGGGAGCAGCGGTGAGGGGGTGCCTGGCCTGAGGCCCCCTCACCCTCCCGCCTGCTTCCCTCAGGGCGGGCGAGTGCCTGCACCAGCAGCCCTACCCGGGGAGCTGGTGCAGCGCAGGTGCAGGGGGTCATCCAGCTTGCTCACAGCGTCCTGCAGGATGCGCTCGGCCTCAGCGGCAGTGCCCCGGAGCACCGCAAACTGCTCATCCAGGAGCCTCTGCCGTAGCCCCTGCTCCTGAGACTCctggtgggagagggagaagcaAATTAGAGATCCTGCCTCAGGGACAGCCAGCCAAGCAGGAACGACCCAGGTGAGACCCTCGCTGGGGACAGGGGTCTGAGGAGAGGCCCCACTCCACCCAGTGCTTGGGCTGCTCCCTCAAGAGTGGAGTGGACAGCACAGTaataaaagacaacctaattaaaaataggcaaaggatctgaacagacatttctgcaaaaaTATATGAGTGGCAGTGAACatgtaaaaagatgctcagcatcattagccattagagaaatgcaaatcagaaccacagtgAGCCACCACTTCACATCTACTAGgacggctaaaataaaaaagagatggTAACAAGCGTTAGCAAGGATGTAGGGAAACTGGCACCCTCATACATTCCTCGTAAGactgcaaaatggcacagccactttggaaaacactttggcagttcctcaaaagttaaacacagaattaccatatgatccagcaatttcactcataggtatatatccaagagaaatgcaaacacaCGTTCACACAAAATCTTGTACGCACATGTTCAAGCAGCAgcattcacaataaccaaaaagtggaaaccacccaaacctccatcaactgaagaatggattaacaaaatgtggtctatccatacaacggaatattactgGGCCATGCAAAGGAAGGAAGTACtgacacatggatgaaccttgggaACATGTagagtgaaaggagccagtcatattgtgtgattccatttacatgaaatgtccagaataggtaaatccacagagacaggaaggagattagtggttgccaggggctggtggtgGGGACTGTGAAGGGAGAATGGGGACTAACTGCTCATTGGATAAGGGGTTCTTTCTGGagtggtgaaaatgttctggaagtaCAAGGTGGATGCTTGTACAGTCCTGTGCACATATGAAGAACCACTGATTTGTACCCTCTAAACGGGTCAGCTAtgtggtatgtgaattctatctcaatcTAGCTGTTATACAGGGTGGGGGGCCCGCTACCTTGTCCGCCAGCCGCCCCTGCAGCTCGCCCCTCTCCTGGGAGTTTCGCTGCTGCTCCTGGCTCAGCGCCTCCTCCTTCTCCCGCACCAGGTTCTGGGCTGCCAGCAGGTCAGCCTCCCGCTGCCGCATGGCGCTGCTCAGCGTGTCCTTCTCTGCACTCAGCGTGTCCAGCCTCGAGCTCAGCTCTGACCCGCTCTGTTAACACCTGGCATGTGAGCAAGGCTTCCAGGGGCCCTGCCCGCCCCCGCATCCCCCCCGCAAATTGACAGACAATTCCTTAGGGCCGTGTCTTCACTATCCCCTGCTCTCAGGCTGAGAGGTTCCTGAGGGCCAGGGCCAGGTCCTGTTTCCTGTGTATCCCCCCTAGGGCTGGGTCAGAGCAACACCCCAGGACTGCCAAGGGCCCCTCTGAGCCAACCTAGTGGCATCTAGGCATGGCCCAGTTCACAGGAAAGAGGTCCCTAATTTCTGTCCCATCCGATCCTGGGAGGCCACACTGCCCAGCAGCCACCACACCTGCTCTGTGCGGCTCAGGGCCTCCTGCACGTGCACCAGCTCCCCAGCCTTGGCCTCCAGCTCCCTCTTGAGCTTCTCTAGCTGGTCACTCTGCTCCTCCAGCTGGAACAGGACAGTGTGTCACGGAGGCAGTAGGGCTGCCGGGGACTCCAGAGCGGGGCTGCTGAGACTGACGAGGTTGGGGCCCTGTGCACACAGGGGACGCACCTTCATCTCGGACTCCCGTTTCACCTGCTCCATCTGGAAGGCCAACTGCTCCTTCACTCGCGCCAcctcctcctggctctgctgtgtcaCTGTCAGCTGCTTGGCTGTGTCTGCGTTCTGCACAGGCGGGGGATAGGCTCATGCTCTGCCACCACTGGGGACTCCCCTCCTCCGGGCCAGCTCTGcctccacagggctggcctggagcCTACCTTCCTGAGCAGCTCGGCGTGCGTGTTGATGAGCTCGCTGTGCTTTTCCTTCAGCTTGTTGTAGCGCGCCTCTGTAGCGCTGGCCTTCTCTGCAGGTGAGAGGCCAAGCCGTGATCCCCAAACATGGCAGAGGCCCCCAGCAGCCCGGCGCCCACACCTCGGGACGCGGCGCTCACGTGGGGACACGCCCGCCCCGGCCGGGCCCACGCACTCTCAGCCTCCTCGCGCAGGCCCTGGTTCCGCTCGCCCTCCAGCTGGGCAGCCCTCAGCTGGGCCAGCTCATGGCGGAGCTGCTCGTTGTCCACCAGAGCCTTTTGCTTCTGCTTCCGCTGCTCCTCCAGCTCAGCCTCCAGCGTGTTCACCTGGCCCTTCAGCTGCGAGATGTACCGCTGAGCCTGCAGCGGCAGGACGGGTGTGGGGGTGGGCGTGGGGGCCCTGCTTGGCCTGGCTGGTGGTGGGGgcagccccacagccccaggcccgACCTCCGCCCATGCCCCTCACCTCCAGCTTGATCTTGTCCAGCTCGGCACGGAGCGTCTCTACCTCTCTTTTCAAAGTCTCGATCTGGAGGTCCCTGAGGAGAGGTCAGGAGGGCAGTTTTCTGAGACCCACACAGTCCTGGTATTCAAGTTCAGTCAACCAGGAAAATCAGAAGACCCGGGCACGGGAACTGGTGTTCTCATCAGCGGCCCCTCGGGATTTGGGTATCTCAAGTTGTGTCCCCAACCTGTGCCCTTTCCTGACCACAGCTCTGTGAAGCCATTTCCAGCCCCCGCAATAGCAgtcagctccccaggccctcacCTGTCATCCTTCACTGAGCCATTGGGGGGTCCAAACGTCTGCTCAAAGAGGTCAGCCACCACCTGCCATAGCAAAGCACGGTGACCCCTACCCTGACTCCCCTGGGCCCTCCAGGCCAGGAGcgggagggagcagagggagggagccagACCCCTCCCCGACACCCCATGTGGGAATGGGGGCAGCTCACCACTGGCTCCCCGGCCGGGGGCCCTGTGCTGATCTCGATGAGGGTCTCGGGCTCCTCGTCCTCGGGGGCCTCCTCAGGGATCACCACCACAGGCTTGATGTGCTCGGCCAGTGCCGAGGCCCGCAGGAAGTTGGGAGGTCCCTACAGGGGCAGCGGGTGGGAGCTGCTCAGCGTCCCCTCCCCTACAGGCAGCCCTCCTTCCACCATCCCCAGAGCCCACGTGGGGTCCCTGCTGGGCGCCCGGAATCCTCAAAGCgcccagagcccagggcaggaACAAGGGCTGCAGCTCGGCAGGCGGCAGGCACCTCGGGCAGCCGGGGGATCTGGATGAGCCGCTTGAAGTAGAGCATGTCCGAGGCTCTGCGGAAGAAGTTTCTGAGGCTGCAGGGGATGGACAGGGGGAGGTCACTGAGGAGCCGGGCTCCGGCTGGGCAGCCCCAGCACACGTGGCTGGGAGCCACGGAGTGTCTTCCCGGCCGGGCCTCAGCGCTGCCCAGGCTGGTACCTGTGAAACTGCTCGTGGAACCGGTCCCTGTGGCCTTGCAGGGTGTCTGCCGGGAGACCTGCGGGCGGTACAGGTTTAACGGACTTCCTCTCTGCTCACTGCTCTGTGGCTTAGGAAGACTGCACAttcactcccttcctctcccctccctgttcTTCCACGTTCTAGAAACCATCATAGATCAGAGAGATCACCATCATCCACCACTGGGTCCCTCCCACCCGTGGGGAGAAGGGTGGGATGAGACCCGGGTTGAGGGGTTAGCTCTCGACTTTCCAAgtgaggggagaaaaggaaatggtGAGTAGGAAGGACATCCCGCAACCACTGCAAACCAAGCGCATGCCTGGCCCTGGGGCGCCCCGTGAAGTCACTTTCAGACCTGCATCTGCCCTGGGCGAATGTCTGAATAGCTCACAAACCCTAGGCCAGCAGTTCTCTAAGTGGGTCTGGGGACAAGACCCTTTCAGAGGGTCCACCGGGTCCACACAGACGGAGCAGGGAAGCAGGTGAGAGGCCGGCTGCCCGCTCATTCAAGAGAGCCAGAGACACGTAAAACTaggccactcttctcactaagtCTTTTTTCGTTTTGGAAAATAGTGATTTTTCATAACAAGTATGTTATTTGTGTTAATGGATAATGAGCTTATTATTGGCTACTTTTAACtaatttcttgattttcatttctgataacaGTACATGCTGATCAACATAAGCTACATAAACACAGCCCTTTGGGGCTTCAGCTGAGCCTTGGGGGCCCGCCGCTGgcagcaggagggctgggggaCTCACAGGAGTGCAGCTTGAACAGGAGCTTGACCGTGTAGTGGTAGAGGTGGCTGCAGTCCTGGATGACCTGGATGAGGGGGGCCAGGCGGCACTGGCCTGAGGACATCTGAGACACAGCGATGGCTGTGTTGAGCTGCCGAAAAACTGCACAAAAGAGAGGCGGGAGAAGGAGCGTGAGTGCGGGACCCCACAGGTACCAGCGTTGGTGACAGCCATGATGCGAATGGCACCATCACAGCAACCCTGGGAGGTGGGTCTGAAGATGGGGCAGCTTTACTACTGGGTAGTAACAGGCTTTACTGCTCCCAGCTGGGCAGTGGGACTCTATCCTGGGTCCCCCAACGTGCTCCAACTGCTAGAATGGGAACCCATGTGCTGTGGCTGCCCCAGACGGAGGTCCAGTGCTCCTGTGAACTAGGTGACAGCGAGGTCAGGCCAAATGAAATCCAGCTCACCTCGGCCAGGGTTTCCAGACCCTCCACGTGGTGGGCCCCAGACAAGGGTGACTTAGACAGTCCTGTACCTGTGGGCCTCAAGCTCACTCTCCATCTTAGGGAGCCTAAGGCTGGGGAGCCCAAATGCCTCCTTTATAGACATGGGGACAGGCCCTGGCTTGGTCAGTCACACCACAGCAGGGTCAGGACTCAGCT
Coding sequences:
- the HIP1R gene encoding huntingtin-interacting protein 1-related protein, coding for MNSIKNVPARVLSRRPGHSLEAEREQFDKTQAISISKAINTQEAPVKEKHARRIILGTHHEKGAFTFWSYAIGLPLPSSSILSWKFCHVLHKVLRDGHPNVLHDCQRYRSNIREIGDLWGHLHDRYGQLVNVYTKLLLTKISFHLKHPQFPAGLEVTDEVLEKAAGTDVNNIFQLTVEMFDYMDCELKLSESVFRQLNTAIAVSQMSSGQCRLAPLIQVIQDCSHLYHYTVKLLFKLHSCLPADTLQGHRDRFHEQFHSLRNFFRRASDMLYFKRLIQIPRLPEGPPNFLRASALAEHIKPVVVIPEEAPEDEEPETLIEISTGPPAGEPVVVADLFEQTFGPPNGSVKDDRDLQIETLKREVETLRAELDKIKLEAQRYISQLKGQVNTLEAELEEQRKQKQKALVDNEQLRHELAQLRAAQLEGERNQGLREEAEKKASATEARYNKLKEKHSELINTHAELLRKNADTAKQLTVTQQSQEEVARVKEQLAFQMEQVKRESEMKLEEQSDQLEKLKRELEAKAGELVHVQEALSRTEQSGSELSSRLDTLSAEKDTLSSAMRQREADLLAAQNLVREKEEALSQEQQRNSQERGELQGRLADKESQEQGLRQRLLDEQFAVLRGTAAEAERILQDAVSKLDDPLHLRCTSSPDYLVSRAQAALEAVSALEKGHTLYLASRSDASALVGALTQFSHLTADTIVNGGATSHLAPTDPADRLIDTCRECGARALELVRQLQDQQALQQAQPGLVRNPLQGILQLGQELKPKSLDVRQEELGAMVDKEMAATSAAIEDAVQRIEDMMNQARHASSGVKLEVNERILNSCTDLMKAIRLLVTTSTSLQKEIVESGRGAATQQEFYAKNSRWTEGLISASKAVGWGATQLVESADRVVLHTGKYEELIVCSHEIAASTAQLVAASKVKADKHSPNLSRLQECSRTVNEMAANVVASTKSGQEQIEERDTMDFSGLSLIKLKKQEMETQVRVLELEKTLEAERVRLGELRKQHYVLAGVVGTPGEEEPGRPSPAPRSGTSKKPPLAQKPSVAPRQDHQLDKKDGIYPAQLVNY